The following DNA comes from Rosa rugosa chromosome 5, drRosRugo1.1, whole genome shotgun sequence.
ACACGACGGGGCGGACCGACCCGGTTACGTGGTCCTGGGTGGACCCGATGCCCGGAGGCTCGACGATGACGTCGTAGACGAAGCCGGAGACGACCATGAAGTAGGTGAGGAGGACGAGGGCATAGACGGTCATGGGAGAGGGGAGGGTTAGGGTTGGGAGCTTGAGGCGGAGGCGAGGAGGTCGGAGGAAGCTGTAGGGGAGGATCTGGATTAGGTGGACGATCGGGTCGATGGAGCCGGAGGAATGGTCGGAGTGGGTAGTGGCGGTGGCCGGCTGCAACGACTCGGATTTGGGCGGCATTTTGGCTGGATCGGATTCGGGTCTGGGGTTTTGGGACTTGTTTGGGAGGGTGAAAGAGCAGCAGTGAAGGTGAGTTATGGGGAATAGTTGGGTTTTCCTGGGGCTGCTTTGGGTATTCAGAAagaaattatgattttatttttaatttttatctcaaatattttagattttttttttttttaattgaatacAACAACTAGTCTATTCGACTCACGACCTCTCACTTACAAATAACAGACTTATTATGCAACTAAATTAAATGGTGCTGGGCAAAATATTTTAGTTGAGTACTTGGGTTTGGGAACTTTTATTATACATGCGTGTATATCATACACACATGATCTAACGGTGTGTAAGTCATAAGTAGCTTTTTTACTGTTcattataggtgatcacacatTGTTGGATCATGCGTATATCCCATTTGGGTTTACCCTACACCCCCAAACTTTAGGCATGTCCAACGGActacttatttcaaaataaatttaaaatttagctaattttaaGATAAAATTCTACCCTAATggaatatttaaaaaaaaaaaaaaaaaaagttaaattaatttttttctaaaCTCTCTagttagagaagaaagagaatttAACTAGAACTCAAATTTTCCAACATTCAAATTTGTTTGCGAGTAAAAgtcagccctttattaaaaTGGAAAAGCTTACATACTACAAAGTTCCGCTGCAACTGCAGCTAGAAGGAAAGAAggtgcagaaaactaaaagcaGTCCTGCTGCAAAGAGCAAGCATGTGCTGCTAACTGGTGTGCTACATTATTCCCCAATCTACCAACATGGGTCACTTTCACAAAATTCTCTGAACCCAGTAGCAAGATCAGATCATCATAAATCCGTCCCAGAACCGTAGTGTTGCTACCCACTGTAGCAGTCAACTGCATTTGGACAGCTGAAGCATCTATCTCCAAAATTATACGAGAAAAGAAATGGTACACGACAAGCTCCATGGCTTTCTTGCATGCCAAGACCTCCCCATGCTCCGGTGACAACAAGCCTCTTAGAGAACAGGCTCTTCCAGCCAACATCACCCCCTGATCGTCTCTGATCACAAAACCTACTCCACCCTTACGAGTAACATGATTAAACGCTCCATCAATTTTCAGAAAGCCCACTGGAGGAGCTTACCACTTCACCTCCATGGTTCTTCGAATTGTATTACTCCCTTATTTCAGATTATGGAAACGAAATTCCTGTAGTCTGGCCATATTGCTAATAACCACATCCCGCGCATCGctcttgtttggacccaaaatgagcattttggcctgacaaggcgtgtcttggagaaattgagccaaagtcagtggctcaaactatatattgtcgacaagttcgaaatatattatttagagggtaaataaagcctactatggaagattgcgagctgcaagaaaatgaaatgatggaagcatggaaatgaaaagtcaactttagcatattttcctacttcggctaggagaaaccgagctaaacaagaaaggaggggcggaagactaaccaaatgaaatccaaatgagctaaaactttccagattaattctagacatcccaaggatcatttcttatgaatagtTCCAGAGCTATttatgagtggaaagccttcaaacaatcagtctaattttctgcagaagcaaaactggaaaactggacctgtaaggaggccagcagcatttccggcccaaccacatggaagaaagctctgaaaatttgccacaatgatctacacttattgtggatcatttgatatgaagaaatcgaaggcccattttgagttcttggtggagatatagctgcagaaaaattggagcagccaaccactatggcttggtagcctatatatagaggctacaacaagtaacaagaaagaacacaattcaacaacaatctctaagattatccaagcctctctagagcaacccctctctaagagcaactcctctccttctcttaccgatGATCACaatccagtcctagtcttctcaagagccgactgtcagtgccaccaaaccctctgtcaatgtgcttcgatcctagtctcctcgggagccgactgtagtaccacgaccacaacggttatggaaccagctaagcaagggtaacacccttgcaaaccagccaagctaaagtcacgctttagcaagttctccctacttcccggtgatttcgctctgctcgacctacaacgttgagtatcgacttggtgatacaagacaaagtcctcaccacgaggcacagaagaatcccgcgacgaggttggtgctctcctcgtctacagtcgctcgaAAGAAGTCaagtcaagggacacccccgacgatcgcacccgaacggtgctggcacgcccgcgtaagaaaagagactgttgaccagctcaagcaaaactggagccaaacagctcTTCTTATGATTCCAAGTCCGCCCATTCCTCTCTTTCCAAAtcccaaaaagaagaaagaccAACTCACCAAAATTGGTTAAAGACAATTCTGCAGCACAAGCATTAACCATTGCAGTAGTCCAACACCTACATTATGAGGATTATAACAAACCTGTCTTAAGATTGCATTGGACTTCAACACCGATTGAGTAAAAGGACAGTCTCTACTAATATGTAGAGTAGACTCATCGTGTAGCTCACACAACACACACAAGGTAGAATCTAGTTGCACCCTCCTCGACTTAAGCTTAACAAAAGAAGGTAAAATGTCCAAGCACACCCTCCAGAAATGAATATTGGCCTTATTTGGAACAATTACTCTCCACATCTTCTTCCATAATACACTTCCCTTCCGAAGATAATAAAGGACTGTAGCTAGATTAATTAAAGAAAGAAGCACGATAAGCAGACTTAACAGAAAACTTACCATCCTTTGTTAACATCCAAATCAATCTATCACACTCCACTCTTCTACTAAGAGGTATACTAGTTATCATCTCTGCCTCCCCCATGCACCCGTGGTCAATGGAAACAAACGATATATCTTTGCCTCATCCCAAGCACCCGTGGCCAACATCAAGTCTTCCACCATACACACCTCACTTTGCGCTGAAGTTATAAAAGTAGGCTTCCCTGCAGGTACTGCCTGAATCCAATTAGCcgaaaaaatctcaatatctttTCCATCCC
Coding sequences within:
- the LOC133710318 gene encoding uncharacterized protein LOC133710318, translated to MPPKSESLQPATATTHSDHSSGSIDPIVHLIQILPYSFLRPPRLRLKLPTLTLPSPMTVYALVLLTYFMVVSGFVYDVIVEPPGIGSTQDHVTGSVRPVVFLPGRVNGQYIIEGLSSGFMFVLGGVGIVLMDLALDRNRAKSVKVSYATAGISSVVLAYVMSMLFIRIKIPGYLH